A window from Setaria italica strain Yugu1 chromosome VIII, Setaria_italica_v2.0, whole genome shotgun sequence encodes these proteins:
- the LOC101765112 gene encoding protein FAR1-RELATED SEQUENCE 5-like, whose translation MAHILQKIKLHPPDQPHGGHPPPIVARNTSDLQMIDLNTLPGGGALVPVASITTHSSEYVSVQVGANEEVYHKDEDVVCSQPIVSKVGMEFDTIQEVRQVYNEYAMKLGFSIRVASSRNSNVTKELIRKEWECSHARKPAIDGEDDGEENTSASTSTNDTATLVGSKKRAATAVLTTATRKRNTIKKLDCKAHIAVGLRNSRWRVIVMQPDHTHPMVKAIRVRKHLRSHRSISWANYELLKTLHHRNISTTQIMGVLADFHGGLGNLTFSTKDVSNMRTHLRGGLTYRDMDATLDYFQKQQAESPSFYYATMIDDNNVVSGLYDMPFAPIVGINNHLHSILLGCAMLPDETTETFVWVLERLKGAMGGREPTNIMTDQDKAMKAAIAIVFPNATHRCCKWHVLSKANDKLAWLISEEEDFAKEFDYYVNRTETPEEFEMLWASIEDKYHLQENEFFQSISGTRRMWAPAYFRKYFFPFTSTKGRSESMNSLFKKVVHPQDSMLQFITQYDYSMDTRAERENKERCKGEISDPSLWGRYAFEKQAASFYTGEVFGKFQELLRDSTRYKVGAVESDDQEPAFGVPTTNKLRYNALCKKMTSLAAEACLGPEKYIVASAGIDTLVQAVRTARGSQEMQQDEASNVATGQQSKTPAVMVKNPTRTKIKGRPKEKVERFKSVVAQAKDKAMKRKAKGKKTAQKIPPCSYCFEDGHSV comes from the exons ATGGCGCATATCCTTCAAAAAATCAAACTCCACCCTCCAGATCAACCACATGGCGGCCACCCGCCCCCCATTGTTGCCCGGAACACCTCAGATCTACAGATGATTGACCTCAACACGCTACCAG GGGGTGGAGCATTGGTTCCTGTTGCGAGCATAACAACACACTCAAGTGAATATGTTTCAGTACAAGTTGGTGCAAATGAAGAGGTCTACCATAAGGATGAAGACGTCGTATGCTCACAGCCTATTGTGTCGAAAGTTGGGATGGAATTTGACACGATACAGGAAGTAAGGCAGGTCTACAATGAGTATGCCATGAAGTTGGGTTTCAGCATAAGAGTGGCTTCTTCAAGAAATAGCAACGTCACAAAGGAGCTGATCAGAAAGGAGTGGGAGTGTTCTCATGCTAGGAAGCCAGCTATTGATGGAGAAGATGATGGAGAGGAAAACACATCAGCGAGCACATCAACAAATGACACTGCAACACTAGTGGGATCGAAAAAAAGAGCAGCAACAGCTGTGCTTACCACAGCAACAAGGAAGCGCAACACTATCAAAAAGTTGGACTGCAAAGCTCATATAGCGGTTGGCTTGAGAAATTCGAGGTGGAGAGTGATTGTAATGCAACCTGACCATACTCATCCCATGGTGAAGGCGATTAGGGTTAGGAAACACTTGAGGTCCCACCGAAGCATCTCGTGGGCTAATTATGAGCTGCTGAAAACACTACACCATAGAAATATTAGCACAACACAGATCATGGGGGTGCTTGCTGATTTCCATGGGGGGCTTGGCAACCTTACTTTCAGCACCAAGGATGTTTCGAACATGAGGACACACTTGAGAGGAGGTCTCACCTACAGGGATATGGATGCAACATTAGATTATTTTCAAAAGCAACAAGCTGAAAGTCCTTCCTTCTATTATGCAACAATGATAGATGATAATAATGTTGTTAGCGGATT ATACGACATGCCATTTGCACCAATTGTTGGGATAAATAACCATTTGCATAGCATACTGCTTGGATGTGCAATGTTACCAGATGAAACAACAGAAACATTTGTTTGGGTGCTAGAAAGGTTGAAGGGAGCGATGGGTGGGCGTGAACCAACCAACATAATGACAGACCAGGATAAAGCAATGAAAGCAGCAATAGCAATAGTGTTCCCTAACGCAACACACAGATGTTGCAAGTGGCATGTCCTGAGCAAGGCTAATGATAAGCTTGCTTGGCTTATTAGTGAGGAAGAAGACTTTGCAAAGGAGTTTGACTACTATGTGAACAGGACTGAAACACCAGAAGAATTTGAGATGTTGTGGGCAAGCATAGAGGACAAATACCACTTGCAGGAAAATGAATTCTTTCAAAGTATTTCTGGTACAAGGAGGATGTGGGCACCTGCATACTTCAGAAAGTACTTCTTCCCCTTCACAAGCACAAAAGGAAGATCCGAAAGCATGAATTCATTGTTCAAGAAAGTTGTTCACCCTCAGGACTCAATGTTGCAATTTATAACACAATATGATTACAGCATGGACACCAGGgcagaaagagaaaataaggaGCGTTGCAAGGGAGAGATTTCAGATCCATCACTATGGGGAAGGTATGCTTTTGAGAAGCAAGCTGCTTCATTCTACACCGGTGAAGTCTTTGGTAAATTTCAAGAGTTGTTGCGTGATTCTACAAGATACAAGGTAGGGGCTGTTGAAAGTGATGACCAGG AACCAGCATTTGGTGTCCCAACCACAAACAAGCTAAGGTACAATGCATTGTGCAAAAAAATGACGTCACTAGCAGCTGAAGCTTGTTTGGGTCCTGAAAAGTACATTGTAGCTTCAGCTGGGATAGATACATTGGTACAAGCAGTCAGGACAGCAAGGGGGTCACAAGAAATGCAACAAGATGAAGCGTCCAATGTTGCAACAGGTCAACAGTCCAAAACTCCTGCTGTCATGGTAAAGAATCCAACAAGAACAAAAATTAAAGGGAGACCAAAGGAGAAggtggaaaggttcaagtcAGTAGTGGCACAAGCTAAGGACAAAGCAATGAAAAGGAAGGCAAAAGGAAAGAAGACAGCCCAAAAAATCCCACCATGCTCATATTGCTTTGAAGATGGTCATAGTGTATAG
- the LOC101762530 gene encoding acetolactate synthase small subunit 2, chloroplastic, which translates to MINRIAGVFARRGYNIESLAVGLNKDKALFTIVVSGTDKILNQVVEQLNKLVNVIKVVDLTNEPQVERELMLIKVNVERDKLPEIMGLVRIFKAEVVDLADDTLTIEVMSLVCLDLKITHTLSKHGIKEIARLAKIAVRRQKMGETAPFLGFSAAPYPDLEVTIPSTSRLSTGVDAINQNSNESSGGDVYPVESYESFSANQILDAHWGVITDNDPTGFCSHTLSILVNDFPGVLNVVTGVFSRRGYNIQSLAVGPAEKEGTSRITTVVPGTDESIAKLVHQLYKLIDVYEVHDFTHLPFAARELMIIKVAANAAARRDVLDIAQIFEAQRVDISDHTITLQLTADIDKMVRLQKMLEQYGICEVARTGRVALLRESGVDSNYLRGFSLPV; encoded by the exons ATGATCAATCGAATTGCTGGAGTTTTTGCTAGAAGAGGATATAACATCGAGTCATTGGCTGTTGGGCTGAACAAGGATAAAGCATTATTTACAATAGTAGTGTCAGGAACAGACAAAATATTGAACCAAGTTGTAGAGCAACTAAACAAACTTGTTAATGTTATAAAG GTTGTTGACTTAACAAATGAACCACAAGTTGAAAGAGAACTGATGCTTATAAAAGTAAATGTGGAGCGAGATAAGCTGCCTGAG ATAATGGGTTTGGTTCGCATTTTCAAAGCAGAAGTGGTCGATCTTGCTGACGATACACTAACTATTGAGGTAATGTCCTTGGTGTGTCTTGACTTGAAGATAACTCAT ACTCTGAGCAAACATGGGATCAAAGAAATTGCTAGACTGGCAA AGATAGCTGTGCGCCGTCAAAAAATGGGAGAAACTGCTCCATTTTTGGGGTTCTCTGCAGCTCCTTATCCTGATCTCGAAGTGACAATACCTTCAACTTCTCGACTTAGCACTGGAGTGGATGCAATCAATCAGAATTCCAACGAATCTTCAGGG GGTGATGTTTATCCAGTGGAGTCTTATGAAAGCTTCTCAGCAAATCAAATTCTTGATGCTCATTGGGGTGTTATCACTGATAATGAT CCAACAGGGTTTTGTTCACATACTCTATCGATTCTTGTGAATGATTTCCCTGGAGTTCTCAATGTTGTAACAGGTGTTTTCTCCCGAAGGGGCTACAATATTCAG AGTCTTGCTGTTGGCCCAGCTGAAAAGGAAGGAACTTCTCGCATCACTACTGTTGTTCCTGGAACTGATGAATCCATTGCCAAGCTAGTACATCAACTGTACAAGCTCATTGATGTTTATGAG GTCCATGATTTTACTCATTTACCATTTGCTGCTAGAGAGTTGATGATCATAAAGGTTGCTGCAAATGCTGCAGCTCGAAGAGATGTCCTTGATATTGCTCAAATATTTGAGGCCCAAAGAGTTGACATATCAGACCACACAATTACACTGCAG CTTACAGCAGATATTGACAAAATGGTTAGATTGCAAAAGATGCTAGAGCAATATGGCATCTGTGAG GTTGCACGAACTGGCCGGGTTGCTCTGCTCCGTGAGTCTGGAGTCGACTCCAATTACCTCCGCGGGTTTTCCCTCCCTGTGTAG